Within the Pseudomonas chlororaphis subsp. aurantiaca genome, the region CTTCATAGGCCGACTCGCGGTCGATCGGCTTGTCATAACGACCGACCAATGGCGAACTGTTGATCAGCGCCACTCGCTCGGCCTCGGTCAACGGCCCGATGCGCGACTGCGGCGGTGCCACCAGCACTCGCTGGACCATCTCCGGCGTACCTTTTTCCTGCAGGGTACCGACCAGCGCCTCGCCAATCCCCAGTTCGGTGAGCACCGACAGGGCATCGAACGCCGGGTTCGGCCGGAAGCCGTCCGCCACGGCGCGCAAGGATTTCTGTTCCTTGGCGGTGAATGCCCGCAAGCCGTGCTGGACGCGCAGCCCCAGTTGCGCCAGCACGTCGTCCGGCAAGTCGCCTGGCGACTGGGTGACGAAGTACACGCCCACGCCTTTGGAGCGAATCAGCCGCACCACCTGCTCCAGCCGCTCCTGCAACGCCTTGGGCGTGCCGGCGAACAACAGGTGGGCCTCGTCGAAAAACAGCGCCAGCAGCGGCTTTTCCGCATCGCCGCGCTCCGGCAACTGCTCGAACAGCTCGGCCAGCAGCCACAACAGGAAGGTCGCATAGACCTTGGGCGCCTCATGCACCAGGCGGCTGGCGTCGAGCAGGTGAATCCGCCCGCGCCCGTCACTGGCCGGCTGCAGAATGTCTTCCAGTTGCAGGGCCGGTTCGCCGAACAGGGCTTCGGCGCCCTGCTGTTCCAGGATGGCCAGGCGCCGCAACAAGGCCTGGCTGGAGCCGGTGGTCATCAGCGCCGCGTCATCCCCCAGCAGCTGCGGGTTGTCCTTGAGGTGGTTGAGCAACGCCTTGAGGTCTTTCAGGTCGAGCAGCAACAGGCCTTCGCGGTCAGCCACCTTGAATGCCGCATACAACGCCGATTGCTGGCTGTCGGTCAGCTCCAGCAGGCTGCCCAGCAGCAGCGGGCCCATTTCACTCAGGGTGGTCCGCAGCGGGTGGCCGGACTGCCCGTGAATGTCCCACAACGTGACCGGATAAGCCTGGGGCTTGTGGTCCAGCCACGGCATCCCGGCAATACGTTCGGCAACCTTGCCCTGGGGATTGCCCGCGGCACCCAGGCCACACAGGTCACCCTTGATGTCCGCGGCGAACACCGCGACACCGGCATCGCTGAAGGTTTCTGCCAGCCGTTGCAAGGTGACGGTTTTCCCTGTCCCGGTAGCGCCTGCCACCAGCCCGTGACGATTTGCCAGGCGCATGGCCTGGGCAATCGGTTGCCCCGCGAGATCGGCACCGATAACGAGTTGCGATGAATCCGGCATTTTGTCACCCATGGTTAATCTTTAGCCTTGACCGGCCGATAGATCAGAAAAGACTGAAAAATAGGCCAGATAATTCCCCAAGGAGAGGTGGAAATATCAACTTACTTTCAACCCCGCCCATTTTGCGCGCTTTTATAAGAGCACGCTCGTGACATTAAGACCTAGCGGACACCACAAGCCATGAACAAAAACCTGCGCTTCAGCCATAAAATCCTGCTTGCCGCCGCCCTCATCGTTATTACTGCCTTCGCCTCCTTCACGCTGTACAACGACTATTTACAGCGCAACGCGATCCGCGAAGACCTGGACAATTACCTGCATGAAATGGGCGATGTGACCGCGAGCAACATCCAGACCTGGCTCACCGGGCGCATCCTGCTGATCGAAAACCTGGCACAGAACCTGGCGATCGACCCGCAATCGACCAAGGTCGCCAGCCTGCTCGAACAGAAGGCCCTGACCTCG harbors:
- a CDS encoding helicase HerA-like domain-containing protein, whose translation is MPDSSQLVIGADLAGQPIAQAMRLANRHGLVAGATGTGKTVTLQRLAETFSDAGVAVFAADIKGDLCGLGAAGNPQGKVAERIAGMPWLDHKPQAYPVTLWDIHGQSGHPLRTTLSEMGPLLLGSLLELTDSQQSALYAAFKVADREGLLLLDLKDLKALLNHLKDNPQLLGDDAALMTTGSSQALLRRLAILEQQGAEALFGEPALQLEDILQPASDGRGRIHLLDASRLVHEAPKVYATFLLWLLAELFEQLPERGDAEKPLLALFFDEAHLLFAGTPKALQERLEQVVRLIRSKGVGVYFVTQSPGDLPDDVLAQLGLRVQHGLRAFTAKEQKSLRAVADGFRPNPAFDALSVLTELGIGEALVGTLQEKGTPEMVQRVLVAPPQSRIGPLTEAERVALINSSPLVGRYDKPIDRESAYEVLMGRKGLAPEAEAAPGKPAAEEPSFTDRAGEFLGTAAGQALKSAMRQAANQLGRQLVRGLMGSLLGGSKRR